From the genome of Vicia villosa cultivar HV-30 ecotype Madison, WI linkage group LG2, Vvil1.0, whole genome shotgun sequence, one region includes:
- the LOC131646032 gene encoding uncharacterized protein LOC131646032 — MPSYAKFLKEILSNKKKLEDNETITLTAECSAIIQNNMPPKLKDPGSFSIPCVIGKTIIEKALCDLGASVSLMPLSTCKKLNLGELKATRMSLQLADRSVKYPVGMLENIPVRVGQFYIPTDFIIMDIQEDSNIPIILGRPFLATAGAIIDVKRGKLTFEVGEEKIEFILSQFLKAPSIIDTCCSADIIDECV, encoded by the coding sequence atgccttcgtacgctaagttcttaaaagaaatcttatcaaacaaaaagaagctcgaggataacgaaactataacgcttaccgctgaatgtagcgctatcatccaaaataacatgcctccaaaactgaaagaccctggtagtttctctataccctgcgtaattggaaaaaccatcatagagaaagccttgtgcgatttaggagctagtgttagtttgatgcctctttcgacctgtaagaaactcaatctaggtgagcttaaagcaacaagaatgtctcttcaactagcagaccgttcagttaaatatcctgtaggaatgttagagaatatccctgttcgtgtaggtcaattctacatcccgactgacttcatcattatggatatccaagaagattctaacatcccgatcattttaggaagaccatttttagcgaccgctggtgcaattatagatgtaaagcgaggaaagcttactttcgaagtaggagaagagaaaatagaatttatcctttcccaattcctaaaagcaccttctataattgacacatgctgttctgctgacataatcgacgagtgtgtc